From the Triticum urartu cultivar G1812 chromosome 4, Tu2.1, whole genome shotgun sequence genome, the window TAAGGTTGTAGTTGAAGATCTCAAGCAAAGGAACCCCACTAGTTATGGAGCCATTCTACTTGAAATCTTGGAGCACGGTGTTTCTTTTGCAGTTTGCAACTTTGGACATGAATTTAGGAGCTCGAATTTCCAAGCTCACAATCTAGCGAAGCATGTCTTGAAGCTAGGGGTGGGCCGCCGTGTTTGGTTAGGACACCCCGGCAATCTATCTTTTATCTCTGTAAACATTGGTGCAGTTTAATAAAGCTTCGCGAGATTGCCTAAAAAAAATCTCGCAACAAGCTGCATCAACGCGCCCTGGTTACAGTTAAAATTCCTATTTGCGGTTATCGACAATTGAAAAGCTGCATAAAGTCACACATTTCtgtttttctcttttctttcttgtTTTTGTTTTTAATAATTTCTCCTTTTGAATTTTTTTTCGAAAATATTTTGGGAATTTCAAATATGGCCTGAGAGTCAAAAGAGGTTTCTACTTTCACAATTTGGTTCTTAAATTAAAAAATAATTTAAGTGTTTTTGGAAAATATCCATGAATTTCGAAAAATATTCGtgtttaaaaaaatcaaaatgttatcattttcattttcatattctTTATTTTGTGTTTGtcttttcaaaaaatgtttggaaatttcaaaaaaaatcccgTTGAAATGAAAATCAGAAATTCAGAAATTGTTCATCTTTTTCAAAAGTAAAAAACGTTCGTGTTTTTCAATTTTTGTTGATAGAGTCAAAAAACATTTATGTTTTCAAAAACTATTCAGGAATTTTAAAAAAATGCTCGTGTTTTCGTAAATTGGCCGAGATTGATTGAAACCAGTGTTGTCGAAAATTGTCCGGTCCCAGCTTTTGAATAATCGTCTGTTTCAACTCGTTGGCCACAGTTTTCTCTGTGGCACCGCCCCTTTGTCAGTTGCAGCTCGCCGACCGctgtattttttttatttttgcaaATTGTTGCGATGGGCAAGCACGTTTTTGCAGGTGGCGGGAACTACCAGAGGTGTGATGGTTTGAGCCATGGAATGGTTTGAGCCATGGATTTTTTCTCTTTGAAAAGAAGGTTGAAACCCCCGGCCCTCTGCTATGTCAGAGTTTTTTTTCCTTCATAATGGAGTTGGTACAATTAGTAATTTAAATATATTCAGAATAGATTATATTTTATATATTTAAAGTACATGATGGGCTaacaagaagaagacaaagtgCATATATGTGGACATACAATAAAATATAAGGGAAAAGCTAGTACAATCCACTGTACAAATTAGTTCATAGAAAATATATAATGTATTATTGTAACATCAATAGTAATTTGTATAAATATGAGAAGCACAATATATGTGCCTCATATTTATGCATAATAATAATACTATATATTCAAAAAATATTATTCGGTACATGTCTATAGTACTTGTATTTCATTTATATATCTACTTGTAGTGTGTTTGCGTGCTCGATTCTTCAAAGTGTTGAACCAAACAAAACTTATATTTGACTTCACTACTAATACGGTTTCGCGGCTCTGTTGCATGCCCAATTCTAATTCTTGTTAAACATGAATTAGTAGTTGAATTTCATTTCTCCGATCGAAACAGATCCTAAAAGGCCGATTTCCCCAATGACGAAGCCGAGGTACACTGGATCAATCTCGGTCTGTACAGGTTAATTACTTCTATATATTCTACCTATATGTGTTATCCATGTACATATAAATAGCATTGTCCAATCTGTATGCAGGAACCATCTGATCATCTATATATGCTACCGTTTGTCACCGTTGTTGTCGCCGCCGGCAATGTATCACTGCTTCCTCCCCACTCCCTTATCCTCTCTTCGGCCAACATAGCCTGCACGTTGAAAGTTCAGACATTTTTTATATAAAGATCTGCTCAACTTTGATCGAGTCATTATGTATAGAAAATAACTGTGATCGACGGATCGGGTGAAGTTAGCATTGTACGACACCTGTTTGTCCCACTTGGTTCTGAAGCAAATTATGAGAAGTACAGCAGTCTGCAGCAGCGTGCCAATGGACATGCCCACCCAAATCCCCTGCAGAAACACATTGTTATATATTCGGAGCAGGTTAGAATCCGATTCCCCGTTTATAATTATGCATCAATCTTATTTCTCAAAAATAATAATTACGCATCCATCTTGGAGGTTGATCTGATTTTGTCCTTACCAATGCACCATGTCTAAGCTTGAAGCCAAAGAGGACCCCCAGTGGGATGCCAACCAAGTAGTAGCACCCAATGTTTATGAAGGCAACAAGCGTCTGCCACCCTGCTCCTATCGCCACACCTGCACAGTGACAACTTGTTGTTAAGATGTTCCAATTGCCATTGGATTAATTTGGTAACTCATCAGTGTTAGCGGTACGTGCCTGAGAGCACAGGTTGGATGCTGTTGAGGAAGATGGTTGCTGCAAGAAGGTAGCCGAGCTTTGCAGCCTCGCTCACCACCTCGTCGTTGTCGCTGAAGAAGCGCGGCAGCTCAGTCCTCCAGACGAGGAACACAACCAGGAAGACCGCCCCGATGGCGGCGGACGTTGACACCGCCATGATCACCGAGAACCTGGCTGCCTTCGGCCTGTTGGCGCCCAGCTCGTTCGACACCCTAACGCTGCATGTCATAGATTTTTTATTATCATTATTTTTGCATTAGCACAAACACTAGTGGATTTCGTCTACTTTTGTAGAGTTGCAGTTTTTGTGTTAGCAGTGCTATATTTGTGTTGTTGCGCGCATTATACCTCACTGCTGCATTGAAGCCTAGTGCAACCATCAGGGTCCAGAGCTGGTAGTTGATGCTGCAGGTTTCAGAAACTGTTTAATCACTGAACCATTTCTTTACATGTACACAAAGTTCAGTCACAGGTTTGTCAATGGAGATTTGCTTACCAGACTGACATGATGTCAACCTCGAGTTGAGCATTCTTCAGGAGGCCCACAAGGATGAGCACTGCAGTGTAGTACCAAAGCTCCAAGCTagacaacacacacacacacacacacacacatataaatTCTATAAGCACCGTTCAAAATGATACTCAGGCAATCTACTAGGAGGTTTCAATTAAATTCGTGTATCTACCAACCAGAGCATGACGGCAGAGGCGAGGGAGAGTCTGACGAAGGCGGCGAGGTTGCTGAAGGCGAGCATCGAGAACCCCTTCCATGCCTCCGGGAAGCAGCCGGAGACGAGGTAGGCGAACTGCGCGACGATGATGATCCACCAAGTGACGTTGCCG encodes:
- the LOC125550579 gene encoding protein DETOXIFICATION 29-like, with product MGKMLGKSWQESRLLWHIAFPAILTAVFQFSIGSVTVGFAGHIGEVELAAVTVVENVVEGFAYGVLLGMGSALETLCGQAVGAGQVDMLGIYIQRSWIICGATALVLAPTYVFAAPILRALHQPAAMSAVAGRYTRWVIPQLFAYAANFPLQKFFQAQSKVWAMTFISGAVLALHVVLNYVFVTRLGHGLFGAAMIGNVTWWIIIVAQFAYLVSGCFPEAWKGFSMLAFSNLAAFVRLSLASAVMLCLELWYYTAVLILVGLLKNAQLEVDIMSVCINYQLWTLMVALGFNAAVSVRVSNELGANRPKAARFSVIMAVSTSAAIGAVFLVVFLVWRTELPRFFSDNDEVVSEAAKLGYLLAATIFLNSIQPVLSGVAIGAGWQTLVAFINIGCYYLVGIPLGVLFGFKLRHGALGIWVGMSIGTLLQTAVLLIICFRTKWDKQAMLAEERIREWGGSSDTLPAATTTVTNGSIYR